The Arcobacter arenosus genome has a window encoding:
- a CDS encoding ABC transporter ATP-binding protein yields the protein MDILDIRSLRKQFADHLAVKEINLQVKKGEFFSILGPSGCGKTTLLRMISGFIEQTSGEIFINKKSMKGIPANKRPVNLVFQNLALFPMMNVYENIAFGLKRRKVPKAEIDKKVKEILKKVHLSGYEKKDVSSLSGGQRQRVAIARSLILEPSILLLDEPLGALDLKLRESMKIELKKLQHEFGTTFIYITHDQSEALVMSDRVAVMNGGIFEQIDTPQNLYANPKTAFVASFVGETNKLKAKKISENKVISEDIEFDVTFIDKVEDECFLFIRPEAIIINPDENMNDINCFEVVIKDILFDGSNTKVLALLASEKEIMISLPQNKQFKNIKENDSLIVGVSLEDCKVFK from the coding sequence ATGGATATTTTAGATATTAGGAGTCTGCGAAAACAATTCGCAGACCACCTTGCAGTAAAAGAGATTAATCTCCAAGTAAAGAAAGGTGAGTTTTTTTCTATTTTAGGTCCTTCAGGTTGTGGTAAAACAACTTTGCTTCGAATGATTTCTGGTTTTATAGAACAAACTTCTGGTGAGATTTTTATAAACAAGAAATCAATGAAAGGTATTCCTGCTAATAAACGACCTGTTAATTTAGTTTTTCAAAATCTTGCACTTTTCCCTATGATGAATGTTTATGAAAATATTGCATTTGGTTTAAAAAGAAGAAAAGTTCCAAAAGCTGAGATTGATAAAAAAGTTAAAGAGATATTAAAAAAAGTTCATTTAAGTGGATATGAGAAAAAAGATGTTTCCTCTTTATCAGGTGGTCAAAGACAACGTGTTGCTATTGCAAGGTCTTTGATATTAGAACCTTCTATTTTACTTTTAGATGAGCCTTTAGGAGCTTTAGATTTAAAGCTTAGGGAGTCAATGAAAATTGAGCTAAAAAAACTTCAACATGAGTTTGGAACAACTTTTATTTATATCACCCACGACCAATCTGAAGCACTTGTTATGAGTGATAGAGTTGCTGTTATGAATGGTGGAATTTTTGAGCAAATCGATACTCCTCAAAATCTATATGCAAATCCAAAAACAGCTTTTGTTGCTTCTTTTGTGGGTGAAACAAATAAATTAAAAGCCAAAAAAATATCAGAAAATAAAGTAATCAGTGAAGATATAGAGTTTGATGTAACGTTTATTGATAAAGTGGAAGATGAATGTTTTTTATTTATTAGACCAGAAGCAATTATAATAAATCCAGATGAAAATATGAACGATATTAACTGTTTTGAAGTTGTTATAAAAGATATTTTATTTGATGGTTCTAATACTAAAGTTCTTGCTCTTTTGGCAAGTGAAAAAGAGATAATGATTTCTCTTCCTCAAAATAAACAATTTAAAAATATAAAAGAAAATGATAGCTTAATTGTTGGTGTTAGTCTTGAAGATTGTAAGGTTTTTAAATAA
- a CDS encoding extracellular solute-binding protein, with protein sequence MKKQLVLSCALALSALSNCAYAAETLKILTWKGYAPNELVEKFEKKTGYKVEITYSNNEEMIAKLRATRGAGFDVAQPSQDRISSVQEKYKIYKAIDYSKINTSALVTSMLDAVKKNTKVKDDSFAVPFCYGTSGLIVNKKLAPNAKDYSALLDKEYAGKISYRLKRPTLIGVAFAKGENPFEKYSDAKEYKTLMDGVAKDLIKAKPYVKNYWSNGDSLLELLRSSEVVVAMGWDNGGWKLHKENPDLDFVAPKSGALGWIDTFAIPAKAENVEGAYAWINFMLEAENAAYFTNKEGYGTASNGANKFLDKEIKDNFERSFTKADIDNINWYPPVPAKLESIEGKLLDKVKASK encoded by the coding sequence ATGAAAAAACAATTAGTTTTATCTTGTGCTTTGGCACTATCGGCTTTATCAAATTGTGCATATGCTGCAGAAACACTTAAAATTTTAACTTGGAAGGGTTATGCCCCTAATGAACTTGTTGAGAAATTTGAAAAAAAAACAGGTTATAAAGTTGAAATTACTTATTCTAATAATGAAGAGATGATTGCAAAATTAAGAGCAACTAGAGGTGCTGGTTTTGATGTAGCTCAGCCAAGCCAAGATAGAATTTCATCTGTTCAAGAAAAATACAAAATTTATAAAGCAATAGATTATTCAAAAATAAATACTTCTGCTTTAGTAACTTCTATGTTAGATGCTGTAAAAAAGAACACAAAAGTTAAAGATGATTCCTTTGCAGTTCCCTTTTGTTATGGAACTTCAGGTCTAATTGTTAATAAAAAACTAGCACCAAATGCTAAAGATTATTCTGCCTTATTGGATAAAGAGTATGCAGGAAAAATCTCTTATAGATTAAAAAGACCAACTTTAATTGGAGTTGCATTTGCTAAAGGGGAAAACCCATTTGAAAAATATTCAGATGCAAAAGAGTATAAAACATTAATGGATGGTGTTGCAAAAGATTTAATCAAAGCTAAACCTTATGTTAAAAACTATTGGTCAAATGGGGATTCATTATTAGAATTATTAAGATCAAGTGAAGTTGTTGTAGCTATGGGATGGGACAATGGTGGTTGGAAATTACATAAAGAAAATCCTGATTTAGATTTTGTTGCACCAAAAAGTGGAGCTTTAGGTTGGATTGATACTTTTGCAATTCCTGCAAAAGCTGAAAATGTAGAAGGTGCATATGCTTGGATTAATTTTATGTTAGAAGCAGAAAATGCAGCATATTTTACAAACAAAGAGGGGTATGGTACTGCTTCAAATGGTGCAAATAAATTCTTAGATAAAGAGATTAAAGATAATTTTGAAAGATCATTTACTAAAGCTGATATTGATAATATTAACTGGTATCCACCAGTGCCAGCAAAATTAGAGTCTATTGAAGGAAAACTTTTAGATAAAGTTAAAGCTTCAAAATAA
- a CDS encoding FkbM family methyltransferase, which produces MNLINLDYINQKDKKLVNEFLFSTTRKKYILGINKFTKCVQKYVEVDGIIDDFTRVQSSRKKSILHIDEVSKDALILSTAMGSPLEVKNELDKKGFENINYLAFFKYSNLDLKEPPFICDFKEDYKNNKKRYEEVYNLLEDKKSKEIFEKLINFKISFDLNFMEGFTNNHDEQYFDKDLIPKLENIVFLDGGAYVGDTLPNIIKNFPDFKKIYAIEPNLLHIDIAKRDFSSNEKIEFINCGLGKMKVQKEESQEKKHHGEHDYQAININTIDNLINQKVDFIKLDIEGAEQDALLGAKETIKKYTPILAVCIYHKAQDWYMIPKIVLDIYPNYKLYLRHYMEGIYETVMYFIPQN; this is translated from the coding sequence ATGAATCTAATTAATTTAGATTATATAAATCAAAAAGATAAGAAACTAGTAAATGAGTTTCTTTTCTCAACTACAAGAAAAAAATATATCTTAGGCATTAATAAATTTACTAAATGTGTTCAAAAATATGTAGAAGTTGATGGAATTATTGATGATTTTACAAGGGTTCAAAGCTCAAGAAAAAAATCAATTTTACATATTGATGAGGTTTCAAAGGATGCTTTAATCCTTTCAACTGCTATGGGAAGTCCTTTAGAAGTAAAAAATGAGTTAGATAAAAAAGGCTTTGAAAATATCAACTACTTAGCTTTTTTTAAATATTCTAATTTAGATTTAAAAGAACCACCTTTTATTTGTGATTTTAAAGAAGATTATAAAAATAATAAAAAAAGATATGAAGAGGTTTATAATCTTTTAGAGGATAAAAAATCAAAAGAGATTTTTGAAAAACTAATTAATTTTAAAATAAGTTTTGATTTAAATTTTATGGAAGGGTTTACAAATAATCATGATGAACAATATTTTGATAAGGACTTAATCCCAAAACTTGAAAATATTGTTTTTTTAGATGGGGGAGCTTATGTAGGAGATACCCTGCCTAATATAATAAAAAACTTTCCAGATTTTAAAAAGATTTATGCAATAGAACCAAATTTGTTGCACATAGATATTGCAAAAAGAGATTTTTCTTCAAATGAGAAAATAGAATTTATAAACTGTGGTTTAGGAAAGATGAAAGTTCAAAAAGAAGAATCACAAGAAAAAAAACATCATGGGGAACATGATTATCAAGCAATAAATATTAATACCATAGATAATTTGATTAATCAAAAAGTTGATTTTATAAAACTTGATATAGAAGGTGCAGAACAAGATGCTTTATTAGGAGCTAAAGAAACTATAAAAAAATATACACCAATTTTAGCTGTTTGTATTTATCATAAAGCACAAGATTGGTATATGATTCCTAAAATAGTATTAGATATATATCCTAACTACAAACTTTATTTAAGACATTACATGGAAGGTATATATGAAACTGTTATGTATTTTATACCTCAAAATTAA
- a CDS encoding DUF234 domain-containing protein — METALNYFAVFGGLDIKVDMTKPLRTLIKRDILDKYYDIQEYIQKLTKNKAPYHKILTGIALGDRRVNSAFKRADVEYDEGIETIYELEELNIIQTETSMDFLTKNFEENDVADKLLFTAPFLRFWFAFVSPLYRGISRGEFDESFEKFNNYHNEFMSLVFEQLCHEFIKVTFKDDEIEDIGRYWDEEKNDINLLAQTESGKVIIGSCRYTNSKMKKNELSILRDYCENLEITPDYVVLFSKAGFSNELKAEKSNGLKLYTVKSLKSLII; from the coding sequence ATGGAAACAGCACTAAATTATTTTGCTGTATTTGGTGGACTTGATATTAAAGTTGATATGACAAAACCTCTTCGAACTTTAATAAAAAGAGATATTTTAGATAAATATTATGATATTCAAGAATATATTCAAAAACTTACAAAAAATAAAGCGCCATATCATAAGATTTTAACTGGAATTGCTTTGGGTGATAGACGAGTAAATTCAGCATTTAAAAGAGCAGATGTTGAATATGATGAAGGTATTGAAACAATTTATGAACTTGAAGAATTAAATATTATTCAAACTGAAACTTCAATGGATTTTTTAACTAAAAATTTTGAAGAAAATGATGTTGCTGATAAATTACTTTTTACTGCACCCTTTTTAAGATTTTGGTTTGCCTTTGTGTCTCCTCTTTATAGGGGTATCTCAAGGGGTGAATTTGATGAATCTTTTGAAAAATTCAATAATTATCATAATGAATTTATGTCTTTAGTGTTTGAACAACTTTGCCATGAGTTTATAAAGGTTACCTTTAAAGATGATGAGATTGAAGATATTGGAAGATATTGGGATGAGGAAAAAAACGATATAAATCTTTTAGCTCAAACTGAATCTGGTAAAGTAATAATTGGTTCATGTCGATATACAAATTCAAAAATGAAAAAAAATGAATTAAGTATATTAAGAGATTATTGTGAAAATCTAGAAATTACGCCAGATTATGTAGTTTTATTTTCAAAGGCAGGTTTTTCAAATGAATTAAAAGCAGAAAAATCTAATGGTTTAAAACTATATACAGTAAAAAGTCTTAAGTCCTTAATTATCTAA
- a CDS encoding YaiI/YqxD family protein produces the protein MTLFVDGDAFPNLLKPIVFKAINRLKINTLVISNKKISIGENSSLITYMVVEEGMDEADNKIVELLQEGDLVITADIPLANRTIEKNAHAIDHRGELYTQDNIKEYLAFRNLMQELRDSGEVTKGPAPFSKKDSQNFANQLNMFFQKHL, from the coding sequence ATGACTTTATTTGTTGATGGGGATGCTTTCCCTAATCTTTTAAAGCCAATTGTTTTTAAAGCAATAAATAGATTAAAGATTAATACCCTTGTAATCTCAAACAAAAAAATCTCAATTGGTGAAAATAGCTCTTTAATAACTTATATGGTAGTTGAAGAGGGTATGGATGAAGCTGATAATAAAATAGTTGAGTTATTACAAGAGGGTGATTTAGTTATAACTGCTGATATTCCCCTTGCCAATAGAACCATTGAAAAAAATGCCCATGCAATTGACCATAGAGGTGAGTTATATACACAAGACAATATAAAAGAGTATTTAGCTTTTAGAAATTTGATGCAAGAGTTAAGGGATAGTGGTGAAGTAACAAAAGGACCTGCACCATTTTCTAAAAAAGATTCACAAAATTTTGCCAACCAGTTAAATATGTTTTTCCAAAAACATTTATGA
- a CDS encoding YwbE family protein — MIRDPKDRDDIEAGLEVKIVLKQDQRTNKLTHGFVKDILTNSKTHPHGIKVRLKDGQVGRIKEIL; from the coding sequence ATGATTAGAGACCCAAAAGACAGGGATGATATAGAAGCGGGACTTGAGGTTAAAATAGTTTTAAAACAAGACCAAAGAACAAATAAATTAACCCATGGTTTTGTGAAAGATATTTTAACAAATTCTAAAACACACCCACATGGCATAAAAGTAAGATTAAAAGATGGGCAAGTGGGTCGAATAAAAGAGATTTTATAA
- a CDS encoding methyl-accepting chemotaxis protein: protein MNFSSIKAKLLVLLFASIACSFLILGFYNTTNKFESEFNLVKYDQLSMTKQTSKFIDDYLKSKMQIVESVATLIQDEEFTNKNKVLVDKILLGKKSGDFASMYVGIEESGDLIKFDGSLKSIATMNYDARKRPWYVKSKKIDGKGVTDPFISASSNKLVITLFAPFKKDGKLVGVVGANIFLDTIVKEILTLDMGVPTISYLLSEDGKFLVHKDKKLLKKVSEISKKIKLNKNEDFIEVNMNNIDTLVSYSKVPFSSWALVVQIEKDSIFHDIKADIYKEIFLYLVLLVLILSLLYFMLIKLLSPIKILENGLNDFFSYLKGEKDNVSMLNIKTNDEFGNMAKKIDIEIDSVKVSIEKDKELIEDVKSVVNKIKDGTLNVKVEKKTTNKSLNELRDILNEMIETISENVNSDINDILKSLEEYSNFNFVNNVPNADGKISKGLNNLCEMINKMLQENYRLGQVLEENARNLLDNVDTLNTSSNQTAASLEESSASLEEITATIVETTQNISQMAENSNILKNSIANGQSLAKNTVESMNEINDQTNAIAEAITVIDQIAFQTNILSLNAAVEAATAGEAGKGFAVVAQEVRNLASRSAEAAKEIKDLVENATNKTEIGKKNADEMINGYIILNENINKTSELISQIESASKEQREGIEQINDTVSKLDTRTQENANVASHTKQISIDTSNIAKNIIENLSDKQFKKD from the coding sequence ATGAATTTTTCAAGTATTAAAGCAAAGTTATTGGTGCTATTGTTTGCAAGTATTGCCTGTTCTTTTTTGATATTAGGATTTTACAATACTACAAATAAATTTGAGTCAGAGTTTAATTTAGTGAAATATGATCAACTAAGTATGACAAAACAAACATCAAAGTTTATTGATGATTATCTAAAGTCAAAAATGCAAATTGTTGAGTCTGTTGCTACACTAATTCAAGATGAAGAATTTACTAATAAAAACAAAGTTTTAGTAGATAAAATTTTACTTGGTAAAAAATCAGGTGATTTTGCGAGTATGTATGTTGGGATTGAAGAAAGTGGAGATTTAATAAAATTTGATGGCTCTTTAAAAAGTATTGCAACGATGAATTATGATGCAAGAAAAAGACCTTGGTATGTAAAATCAAAAAAAATTGATGGGAAAGGTGTTACAGACCCTTTTATAAGTGCAAGTTCAAATAAACTTGTTATTACACTTTTTGCTCCATTTAAAAAAGATGGAAAACTAGTGGGTGTAGTTGGAGCAAACATCTTCTTAGACACAATCGTAAAAGAGATTTTAACCCTTGATATGGGAGTGCCAACCATTTCATATTTATTATCTGAAGATGGAAAATTTTTAGTTCACAAAGATAAAAAACTATTAAAAAAAGTTAGTGAAATCTCAAAGAAAATAAAACTTAATAAAAATGAAGATTTTATTGAAGTTAATATGAATAATATAGATACTTTAGTAAGTTATAGTAAGGTTCCATTCTCTTCTTGGGCTTTAGTTGTTCAAATAGAAAAAGATTCAATCTTTCATGATATAAAAGCAGATATTTATAAAGAGATTTTTCTTTATTTAGTATTATTGGTTTTAATCTTATCATTACTTTATTTTATGCTAATTAAACTTTTATCACCAATTAAAATCTTAGAAAATGGTTTAAATGATTTCTTCTCTTACTTAAAAGGTGAGAAAGATAATGTTTCTATGTTAAATATTAAAACAAATGATGAGTTTGGTAATATGGCAAAAAAAATTGATATAGAAATTGATAGTGTTAAAGTTAGTATAGAAAAAGATAAAGAGTTAATTGAAGATGTTAAAAGTGTAGTTAATAAAATAAAAGATGGAACTTTAAATGTTAAAGTAGAAAAGAAAACAACAAATAAATCATTAAATGAGTTAAGAGATATCTTAAATGAGATGATTGAAACTATTAGTGAAAATGTAAATAGTGATATTAATGATATTTTAAAATCTTTAGAAGAGTATTCTAATTTTAACTTTGTAAATAATGTTCCAAATGCAGATGGAAAAATCTCTAAAGGATTAAACAATCTTTGTGAAATGATTAATAAAATGTTGCAAGAAAACTATAGATTAGGACAAGTTTTAGAAGAAAATGCAAGAAACCTTTTAGATAATGTTGATACCTTAAATACTTCTTCTAATCAAACAGCAGCTTCTTTAGAAGAGAGTTCCGCTTCTCTTGAAGAGATTACCGCAACAATAGTTGAGACAACTCAAAATATATCTCAAATGGCTGAAAATTCTAATATTTTAAAAAATTCAATTGCCAACGGTCAAAGTTTAGCAAAAAATACTGTTGAATCGATGAATGAAATCAATGATCAAACAAATGCTATTGCAGAAGCAATTACAGTAATTGACCAAATAGCTTTCCAAACAAATATTCTATCTTTAAATGCTGCAGTTGAAGCAGCAACAGCAGGGGAAGCAGGAAAAGGATTTGCAGTTGTGGCACAAGAGGTTAGAAATCTAGCTAGTAGAAGTGCTGAAGCAGCAAAAGAGATTAAAGATTTAGTTGAAAATGCAACTAATAAAACTGAAATTGGTAAGAAAAATGCAGATGAAATGATAAATGGATATATTATTCTAAATGAAAATATCAATAAAACATCAGAACTTATTTCACAAATTGAATCTGCTTCTAAAGAACAAAGAGAGGGGATAGAACAAATAAATGATACCGTTAGCAAATTAGATACAAGAACTCAAGAGAATGCTAATGTTGCAAGTCATACAAAACAAATCTCAATTGATACTTCAAATATTGCTAAAAATATTATTGAAAATCTAAGTGACAAACAATTTAAAAAAGATTAA
- a CDS encoding alpha/beta fold hydrolase — MLGTKIIGNGDIKIIFLHELMGDCRNYEAIFPFLDKENFTYIFTDLRGYGLSKEIKGEYNLEEASNDVKNLITKLNLDEVILVSHSMSTMIAQRVALIEQKIKKLILTTPISASGIKVPEIQKKSLIRKMSENKRAIEQIVRSSSRRYNQTWAKYRIDMGYSSSLVEARTSYMNMYLNTSDNENDINEEIEVNIILGKHDSAVFAKKETEKNFSKYKNVNIIECQEAGHYPMIECPVFYASKIEELSKK; from the coding sequence ATGTTAGGAACAAAAATAATTGGAAATGGAGATATTAAAATCATTTTTTTACATGAACTTATGGGTGATTGTAGAAACTATGAAGCAATATTTCCCTTTTTAGATAAAGAAAATTTTACATATATTTTTACAGATTTAAGGGGTTATGGATTATCAAAAGAGATAAAAGGGGAATATAATTTAGAAGAAGCTTCCAATGATGTTAAAAATTTAATAACAAAATTAAATCTAGATGAAGTTATCCTTGTATCACACTCAATGTCAACAATGATAGCCCAAAGAGTTGCACTAATTGAACAAAAGATTAAAAAACTGATTTTAACAACACCTATTTCAGCTTCAGGGATAAAAGTTCCAGAAATACAAAAGAAAAGTTTGATTAGAAAGATGAGTGAAAATAAAAGAGCAATTGAACAGATTGTTAGAAGTTCAAGTAGAAGATATAATCAAACATGGGCAAAATATAGAATAGATATGGGATATAGTTCATCTTTAGTTGAGGCTAGAACTTCTTATATGAATATGTACCTTAATACAAGTGATAATGAAAATGATATTAATGAAGAGATTGAAGTTAATATAATACTTGGTAAACATGACTCTGCGGTTTTTGCAAAAAAAGAAACAGAAAAAAATTTCTCTAAATACAAGAATGTAAACATAATCGAATGTCAAGAAGCAGGTCATTATCCAATGATAGAATGTCCAGTTTTTTATGCAAGTAAAATTGAAGAGTTATCTAAAAAATGA
- a CDS encoding endonuclease/exonuclease/phosphatase family protein, translating to MKIKVASFNLFQFCAPPYSWYIKKDKFTNEQWDKKTNWIKEQIEKMDCDIIGFQEVFSKNELEKLCKELGFKYFITVDDAKKDKINSNVYTSTTVALASKYPILKIEEVKPHIKSLKKHFFNEKFNFSRKPIKALIEIENKKEIYIYVNHFKSNRLNEFEYIFDKQTSLDEKKQKVFSSLKNKNLSALKQRLCETSSLYYDFLNCDKPIICLCDLNDKEFSLSIDALTNSSYHNERKKFNSYLLYDAYNLASKKQLNPHPEKKILRKATSYYLSKGNVIDYIFVSKDFNKKDKNAIGKINSYEVLDNHLKDNKDGSLLQSDHAQIVCEIEFFNL from the coding sequence ATGAAAATAAAAGTTGCATCATTTAACCTTTTTCAGTTTTGTGCCCCACCCTACTCATGGTATATAAAAAAAGATAAATTCACCAATGAACAATGGGATAAAAAAACAAATTGGATAAAAGAACAAATAGAAAAAATGGATTGTGATATTATAGGTTTTCAAGAAGTTTTTTCAAAAAATGAGTTAGAAAAACTTTGTAAAGAGTTAGGGTTTAAATATTTTATTACAGTTGATGACGCTAAAAAAGATAAAATAAACTCTAATGTTTACACAAGTACTACTGTTGCACTAGCTTCGAAATATCCAATTTTAAAAATAGAAGAAGTTAAACCCCATATAAAAAGTTTGAAAAAACATTTTTTTAATGAAAAGTTTAATTTCTCAAGAAAACCAATAAAAGCTTTAATAGAAATTGAAAATAAAAAGGAGATTTATATCTATGTAAATCACTTTAAATCAAATAGATTAAATGAATTTGAATATATTTTTGATAAACAAACAAGCCTTGATGAAAAAAAACAAAAAGTTTTTAGTTCATTAAAAAATAAAAATCTATCTGCATTAAAACAAAGACTTTGTGAAACCTCATCTTTATATTATGATTTTTTAAATTGTGATAAACCTATAATTTGTTTGTGTGATTTAAATGATAAAGAGTTTTCCCTTTCAATTGATGCATTAACAAACAGTTCATACCACAATGAAAGAAAAAAGTTTAATTCATATTTATTATATGATGCATATAATTTAGCCTCAAAAAAACAATTAAATCCCCATCCTGAAAAAAAGATTCTAAGAAAAGCAACTAGTTATTATCTATCAAAAGGAAATGTAATTGATTATATTTTTGTATCAAAGGATTTTAATAAAAAAGATAAGAATGCTATAGGAAAAATAAACTCATATGAAGTTTTAGACAATCATCTAAAAGATAACAAAGATGGCAGTTTATTACAAAGTGACCATGCTCAAATTGTTTGTGAAATAGAATTTTTTAATTTATAA
- a CDS encoding GDSL-type esterase/lipase family protein, with protein sequence MKKNIELVMLGDSITARGDWKKLLENDFIINLGIDGDNTLGVLNRVNRAIELEPKLICLMIGINDLCLSVPLEKIFENYKNILEKILQKDIKVIVQSILITQMPAVNKKVNSLNNMIKEYCEIKNIEMIDFNSVFSNEKGLLREDLTTDGLHLGEKAYKVWAYKLKNSISQTI encoded by the coding sequence ATGAAAAAAAACATTGAACTTGTAATGTTAGGTGATTCAATTACAGCAAGAGGTGATTGGAAAAAACTTTTAGAAAACGATTTCATAATAAATCTTGGAATCGATGGGGATAATACCCTTGGAGTATTAAATAGAGTCAATCGAGCAATAGAGTTAGAACCAAAACTTATTTGTTTGATGATAGGAATAAATGACTTGTGCCTTTCTGTTCCACTTGAAAAAATATTTGAAAACTATAAAAATATTTTGGAAAAAATCCTCCAAAAAGATATAAAAGTTATTGTCCAGTCTATATTGATTACACAAATGCCAGCAGTTAATAAAAAAGTCAATAGTTTAAATAACATGATAAAAGAGTATTGTGAAATTAAAAATATAGAGATGATTGATTTTAATAGTGTTTTTTCAAATGAGAAAGGTCTTTTAAGAGAGGATTTAACAACTGATGGTCTTCATTTAGGAGAAAAAGCTTACAAAGTTTGGGCTTATAAATTAAAAAATTCTATTTCACAAACAATTTGA
- a CDS encoding aspartate/glutamate racemase family protein has product MKKIGMLGGMSWESTSTYYKLLNEEIKHRLGGLHSAKIILSSVDFEEIEKFQHSSLWEETAEILSNEAKAVENAKADFLIICTNTMHKVAPQIEENINIPILHIADCTAQALLKDGIKKVALLGTKFTMTEDFYKNRIEEKYKIEVVVPNEDEQDLIHEVIYKELCLGKCVKKSRDEYIKIIKRLEKDYDCEGVILGCTEISMLIKQGYVDIPIYDTTKLHVLSAVDYALKK; this is encoded by the coding sequence ATGAAAAAAATAGGTATGCTAGGTGGCATGAGTTGGGAGAGTACTTCAACTTATTATAAACTTTTAAATGAAGAGATTAAACATAGACTTGGTGGTTTACATAGTGCTAAAATAATACTTTCAAGTGTTGATTTTGAAGAGATAGAAAAATTCCAACACAGTTCACTTTGGGAAGAAACAGCTGAAATTTTATCAAATGAAGCCAAAGCAGTGGAAAATGCAAAGGCTGATTTTCTTATTATTTGTACAAATACAATGCATAAAGTAGCACCTCAAATTGAAGAAAATATAAATATTCCTATTTTACATATTGCAGATTGTACAGCACAAGCTTTACTAAAAGATGGTATCAAAAAAGTTGCCCTTTTAGGAACAAAATTTACTATGACAGAAGATTTTTATAAAAATAGAATTGAAGAAAAATATAAAATTGAAGTAGTAGTTCCAAATGAAGATGAACAAGATTTAATTCATGAAGTTATATACAAAGAGTTGTGTTTAGGTAAATGTGTTAAAAAATCTAGGGATGAATATATAAAAATCATCAAAAGATTAGAAAAAGATTATGATTGTGAAGGTGTAATTTTAGGATGCACAGAAATCTCAATGTTAATAAAACAAGGTTATGTTGATATCCCTATTTATGATACTACAAAACTGCATGTTTTAAGTGCTGTAGACTATGCTTTGAAAAAATAA
- a CDS encoding energy-coupling factor ABC transporter ATP-binding protein, producing the protein MSCSINLKNISYETSTKEVFKDVTLNVSHEEKVAIVGSNGSGKSSLLKILAGLIPPKEGEIFLFHDKMNSKKDFRAYRGDIGYLPQDVSDHFLCPTVIEDVMFALRAKGVKKDEAYENSIKMLEELGILHLENRNIYDLSGGEQKIVALAGILITKPKIILLDEPTNALDEDAEIRIINILNSIKKSMVIVSHHKTFIEKLTPTIYKLKNNGLEKIS; encoded by the coding sequence ATGAGTTGTTCTATAAATTTAAAAAATATAAGTTATGAAACTTCAACAAAAGAGGTTTTTAAAGATGTTACTTTAAATGTTTCCCATGAAGAAAAGGTTGCAATAGTTGGCTCTAATGGAAGTGGTAAAAGTTCACTTTTAAAAATCCTTGCAGGATTAATCCCTCCAAAAGAGGGTGAGATTTTTTTATTCCATGATAAGATGAACTCAAAAAAAGATTTTAGAGCTTATAGGGGTGATATTGGATATCTACCTCAAGATGTAAGTGATCATTTTTTATGTCCAACAGTTATAGAGGATGTTATGTTTGCTTTAAGGGCAAAGGGTGTAAAAAAAGATGAGGCTTATGAAAACTCAATTAAAATGCTTGAAGAGTTAGGAATATTACACTTAGAAAATAGAAATATTTATGATTTAAGTGGAGGGGAACAAAAAATTGTAGCCCTTGCAGGAATACTAATTACAAAACCAAAAATTATTTTACTTGATGAGCCTACAAATGCCTTAGATGAAGATGCAGAAATAAGAATAATTAATATTCTAAACTCTATAAAAAAATCAATGGTAATTGTATCTCACCATAAAACTTTTATTGAAAAGTTAACACCAACAATTTATAAATTAAAAAATAATGGCTTAGAAAAGATAAGTTAA